Proteins from a genomic interval of Kitasatospora herbaricolor:
- the manA gene encoding mannose-6-phosphate isomerase, class I encodes MSQSQPPAGLLTNQIRPYAWGSRTAIARLTGRTPGGGPEAELWMGAHPGAPSRTDRGDGPEPLDRVIARDPVRELGESVTGRFGPRLPFLMKILAAEHALSVQVHPTTAQAEAGFAAEEEAGIPLDAPHRIYRDPHHKPEMLCALSGFDALCGFREPAATADLLAALHLPVLDHWIGILRTAEPETALRTVLTEALGTDRPRGTAAALALAAALEDAAGASGPDAGTYAAYAGAARDYPADPGLVAALLLNHVRLQPGEALYLDAGVPHAYLHGTGVEVMANSDNVLRCGLTPKHVDVDALAAVVDFRPGPPSRVPATPGPGGEVHYRAPAAEFALSRLDLPGTVTLDDDGPQILLCTEGSAALRQDPAVRLTLGPGASAFLPAAGAPAELTGAARLYRVRVGSTQH; translated from the coding sequence ATGAGCCAGTCCCAGCCCCCCGCCGGCCTGCTGACCAACCAGATCCGCCCCTACGCGTGGGGATCCCGCACGGCCATCGCGCGCCTGACCGGCCGTACGCCCGGCGGCGGGCCCGAGGCGGAACTGTGGATGGGCGCCCACCCCGGGGCCCCGTCACGGACGGACCGCGGCGACGGACCCGAACCGCTCGACCGCGTCATCGCCCGTGACCCCGTACGGGAACTCGGCGAGAGCGTCACCGGGCGCTTCGGCCCGCGCCTGCCGTTCCTGATGAAGATCCTCGCCGCCGAGCACGCGCTCTCCGTCCAGGTCCACCCGACGACCGCGCAGGCCGAGGCCGGATTCGCCGCGGAGGAGGAGGCCGGCATCCCCCTCGACGCGCCGCACCGCATCTACCGGGACCCGCACCACAAACCCGAGATGCTCTGCGCCCTGAGCGGGTTCGACGCCCTGTGCGGCTTCCGCGAGCCCGCCGCCACAGCGGACCTGCTGGCCGCCCTGCACCTGCCGGTGCTCGACCACTGGATCGGGATCCTGCGCACCGCCGAGCCCGAGACCGCACTGCGCACCGTCCTCACCGAAGCGCTGGGCACCGACCGCCCACGCGGAACCGCTGCCGCCCTCGCGCTGGCCGCAGCCCTGGAGGACGCCGCCGGGGCGTCCGGACCCGACGCCGGCACGTACGCCGCCTACGCGGGGGCCGCCCGCGACTACCCGGCCGACCCGGGGCTGGTCGCCGCGCTGCTGCTGAACCACGTCCGGCTGCAGCCCGGCGAGGCGCTGTACCTCGACGCAGGCGTCCCGCACGCCTACCTGCACGGCACCGGAGTGGAGGTCATGGCCAACTCCGACAACGTCCTGCGCTGCGGCCTCACCCCCAAGCACGTCGACGTCGACGCGCTGGCGGCGGTCGTCGACTTCCGCCCCGGCCCGCCCTCCCGCGTGCCCGCCACCCCGGGCCCCGGCGGCGAGGTCCACTACCGGGCGCCTGCCGCCGAGTTCGCCCTCTCCCGGCTGGACCTCCCCGGCACCGTCACCCTGGACGACGACGGCCCGCAGATCCTGCTCTGCACGGAGGGGAGCGCCGCACTCCGGCAGGACCCCGCGGTCCGGCTCACGCTCGGCCCGGGCGCGAGCGCGTTCCTCCCAGCCGCGGGCGCACCGGCCGAACTGACCGGCGCCGCACGCCTCTACCGCGTCCGGGTCGGCTCCACCCAGCACTGA
- a CDS encoding glycoside hydrolase family 2 protein produces the protein MKDATPLDEGWNLHHEGSLLPAQVPGCVHVDLLNAALIPDPYIGANEHAVAWIGRRDWTYTTQVDATGSHERTDLVFDGLDTAARITLAGTELGRTRNMHRSYRFDVTGLAGELSVHFTSAYQEAAEVRAITGERPNVYPEPFQYIRKMASSFGWDWGPTLPTAGIWRPARLEHWSTARLAQVRPLVTVENGTGRVELRVTAERTAAGDGRPLIVRATVAGVTAETAFDGDAAVLVVEVPDADLWWPRGYGDQPLYDLDVTLAHEGAPLDTWHRRIGFRTVELDRSADEHGTGFTLVVNGERLFVRGVNWIPDDTLVSRVTPERYRTRLTQATEANIDLIRIWGGGIYEDEAFYDTCDELGLLVWQDFLFACSAYPEEQPLRGEVEAEARENVVRLMPHPSLVLWNGNNENLWGFRDWGWEPELAGESWGEGYYLGLLPRIVAELDPTRAYSAGSPWSGSWDHHPNDPDHGTHHSWEVWNRQDYTEYRANVPRFVSEFGWQAPPAHATLLRALPGEDLAPDSPGMLHHQKAEDGNGKLNRGIERHFAPPHDFDRWHYLTQVVQARAIATGIEHWRSNWPRCAGTVVWQLNDCWPVSSWAAIDGDGRLKPLHHELRRLYADRLLTLQPPGVTGAPEAALVNQAAEPWQTVLTLRRVSADGAVTAESEVPVTVGARSVVRLAVPQALRPVEGSAKEFLVADADGLRAVHFPVPDKAFDHQQPEFDVTVEPVADSQGADGRGAVDVVVTAHTLLRDLLLQADRIAPDAAADRGLVTLLAGEQTRIRVTGAGTADADAVRAALYCVEPA, from the coding sequence ATGAAGGACGCCACCCCACTCGACGAGGGCTGGAACCTGCACCACGAGGGATCGCTGCTGCCCGCCCAGGTCCCGGGCTGCGTCCACGTCGACCTGCTGAACGCCGCACTGATCCCCGACCCGTACATCGGCGCCAACGAGCACGCGGTGGCCTGGATCGGCCGCCGGGACTGGACCTACACCACACAGGTCGACGCGACCGGCTCCCACGAGCGCACCGACCTCGTCTTCGACGGCCTCGACACCGCGGCCCGGATCACCCTGGCCGGCACCGAGTTGGGCCGCACCCGCAACATGCACCGCAGCTACCGGTTCGACGTCACCGGCCTCGCGGGCGAGCTGAGCGTCCACTTCACCAGCGCCTACCAGGAGGCCGCCGAGGTCCGGGCGATCACCGGCGAGCGCCCGAACGTCTACCCGGAGCCGTTCCAGTACATCCGCAAGATGGCCAGCAGCTTCGGCTGGGACTGGGGCCCCACCCTGCCCACCGCCGGCATCTGGCGCCCCGCCCGCCTGGAGCACTGGTCCACCGCCCGGCTCGCCCAGGTCCGCCCGCTGGTCACCGTCGAGAACGGCACCGGCCGCGTCGAACTGCGGGTGACCGCCGAGCGCACCGCCGCCGGCGACGGCCGGCCGCTGATCGTCCGCGCGACCGTGGCCGGGGTCACCGCCGAGACCGCCTTCGACGGCGACGCGGCGGTCCTGGTCGTCGAGGTGCCCGACGCGGACCTCTGGTGGCCCCGCGGCTACGGCGACCAGCCGCTGTACGACCTCGACGTCACCCTCGCGCACGAAGGCGCCCCGCTCGACACCTGGCACCGGCGGATCGGCTTCCGCACCGTCGAGCTCGACCGGTCCGCGGACGAGCACGGCACCGGCTTCACCCTGGTCGTCAACGGCGAACGCCTCTTCGTCCGCGGCGTCAACTGGATCCCCGACGACACCCTGGTCTCCCGGGTCACCCCCGAGCGCTACCGCACCCGTCTCACCCAGGCCACCGAGGCCAACATCGACCTGATCCGGATCTGGGGCGGCGGCATCTACGAGGACGAGGCCTTCTACGACACCTGCGACGAACTCGGCCTGCTGGTCTGGCAGGACTTCCTGTTCGCCTGCTCCGCCTACCCCGAGGAGCAGCCGCTGCGCGGCGAGGTCGAGGCCGAGGCCCGCGAGAACGTCGTCCGCCTGATGCCGCACCCCAGCCTGGTGCTCTGGAACGGCAACAACGAGAACCTCTGGGGCTTCCGCGACTGGGGCTGGGAGCCCGAACTCGCCGGCGAATCCTGGGGCGAGGGCTACTACCTCGGCCTCCTGCCGCGCATCGTCGCCGAACTCGACCCCACCCGCGCCTACTCGGCCGGCAGCCCCTGGTCCGGCTCCTGGGACCACCACCCCAACGACCCCGACCACGGCACCCACCACTCCTGGGAGGTCTGGAACCGCCAGGACTACACCGAGTACCGCGCGAACGTCCCCCGCTTCGTCTCCGAGTTCGGCTGGCAGGCACCACCCGCCCACGCCACCCTGCTGCGCGCCCTGCCCGGCGAGGACCTCGCCCCCGACTCGCCCGGCATGCTGCACCACCAGAAGGCCGAGGACGGCAACGGCAAGCTGAACCGCGGCATCGAGCGCCACTTCGCCCCGCCCCACGACTTCGACCGCTGGCACTACCTCACCCAGGTCGTCCAGGCCCGCGCGATCGCCACCGGCATCGAGCACTGGCGCTCCAACTGGCCGCGCTGCGCCGGCACCGTGGTCTGGCAGCTCAACGACTGCTGGCCGGTCTCCTCCTGGGCCGCCATCGACGGCGACGGCCGCCTCAAGCCCCTCCACCACGAGCTGCGCCGCCTCTACGCCGACCGCCTGCTCACCCTCCAGCCACCTGGCGTGACCGGAGCGCCCGAGGCCGCCCTGGTCAACCAGGCCGCGGAGCCCTGGCAGACCGTCCTCACGCTGCGCAGGGTGTCCGCGGACGGCGCCGTCACGGCCGAGTCCGAGGTGCCGGTCACGGTCGGGGCCCGGTCGGTGGTGCGGCTGGCCGTGCCGCAGGCCCTGCGGCCGGTCGAGGGCTCCGCCAAGGAGTTCCTGGTGGCCGACGCCGACGGGCTGCGCGCGGTGCACTTCCCGGTGCCCGACAAGGCCTTCGACCACCAGCAGCCCGAGTTCGACGTGACCGTCGAGCCGGTCGCCGACAGCCAGGGCGCCGACGGCCGGGGGGCCGTCGACGTCGTGGTCACCGCGCACACGCTCCTCCGCGACCTGCTGCTGCAGGCCGACCGCATCGCCCCCGACGCCGCCGCCGACCGCGGCCTGGTGACCCTGCTGGCGGGCGAGCAGACCCGGATCCGGGTCACCGGGGCCGGCACCGCCGACGCCGACGCCGTCCGCGCCGCCCTCTACTGCGTGGAACCCGCGTAG
- a CDS encoding ABC transporter substrate-binding protein has translation MRRGWVATAAATTMLLTACSSEDGGGTPAPGGDSRIAGEITVLTNRTDQIADGTLKKYAAKFRKLHPDVKVNFEGLTDYEGETRVRMHTDTYGDVLLIPNDLAVNQYPTYFAPLGTADDLQPRFDFTEYATVANQVYGLANVGIGTGFVYNKVVWEQAGVTEWPTTPQQFIDDLKAIRAKTQATPYYTNYRDGWPLRQWTDHIGGPNCENSAKDALATTSDPWAAGRDLNTIDGLLYSVVHEKLTEADPTTTDWESSKTLLGSGKIGAMFLGSWAVPQIERAAEAAGHNPDDIGYMPFPALHNGHLCTVVQPDYKYAVNTHSRNKAAARAWIDWYLTKSGSAQAEQAISTLKGTPLPPALKTFDERGVRIMVETQDKAAVVSRIDKGAQIGLDTPDYRRKLVDIARGAAPGDRDGYFAELNTKWSVSRKRIGG, from the coding sequence ATGCGCAGAGGATGGGTGGCCACGGCGGCCGCGACCACGATGCTGCTCACGGCGTGCAGCAGCGAGGACGGCGGAGGCACACCCGCCCCGGGCGGCGACAGCCGCATCGCGGGCGAGATCACGGTGCTGACGAACCGTACCGACCAGATCGCCGACGGCACGCTGAAGAAGTACGCCGCCAAGTTCAGGAAGCTCCACCCGGACGTCAAGGTGAACTTCGAGGGGCTCACCGACTACGAGGGCGAGACCAGGGTCCGGATGCACACCGACACCTACGGTGACGTCCTGCTGATCCCGAACGACCTGGCGGTCAATCAGTACCCGACGTACTTCGCGCCGCTGGGCACCGCCGACGACCTGCAGCCGAGGTTCGACTTCACCGAGTACGCCACCGTCGCCAACCAGGTCTACGGCCTCGCGAACGTCGGCATCGGCACCGGCTTCGTGTACAACAAGGTGGTCTGGGAGCAGGCCGGCGTCACCGAGTGGCCGACCACGCCCCAGCAGTTCATCGACGACCTGAAGGCCATCAGGGCGAAGACGCAGGCCACCCCGTACTACACCAACTACCGCGACGGCTGGCCACTGCGGCAGTGGACCGACCACATCGGCGGCCCGAACTGCGAGAACTCGGCCAAGGACGCACTGGCCACCACGTCCGACCCGTGGGCCGCCGGCAGGGACCTCAACACCATCGACGGGCTGCTCTACAGCGTCGTCCACGAGAAGCTGACCGAGGCCGACCCGACCACCACGGACTGGGAGAGTTCCAAGACCCTGCTGGGCAGCGGGAAGATCGGCGCGATGTTCCTCGGCTCCTGGGCCGTCCCGCAGATCGAGAGGGCCGCCGAGGCCGCCGGACACAACCCCGACGACATCGGGTACATGCCCTTCCCCGCCCTGCACAACGGTCACCTCTGCACCGTTGTCCAGCCCGACTACAAGTACGCCGTCAACACGCACTCCAGGAACAAGGCGGCGGCCCGCGCCTGGATCGACTGGTACCTCACCAAATCCGGCAGCGCCCAGGCCGAGCAGGCCATCTCCACACTCAAGGGCACCCCGCTGCCGCCCGCTCTGAAGACCTTCGACGAGCGGGGCGTGCGGATCATGGTCGAGACCCAGGACAAGGCGGCAGTCGTCAGCCGGATCGACAAGGGCGCACAGATCGGCCTCGACACGCCTGACTACCGCCGGAAGCTGGTCGACATCGCCCGCGGCGCCGCCCCCGGCGACCGGGACGGCTACTTCGCCGAACTCAACACGAAGTGGTCCGTGTCCCGGAAGAGGATCGGCGGATGA
- a CDS encoding LacI family DNA-binding transcriptional regulator, with amino-acid sequence MSARVTIRDVAARAGVSAGAVSLAFNDRPGLSAATRQRIRAAAADLGWIPSQAARSLGSRGERADTLGLVIARPARQLGLEPFFMEFISGIESVLEQRAATLLLRLVRNRDQETAVHREWWKARRVSGSVLVDLAENDPRIPALAQLGMPVVAAGHAGLLGHHVTAVWTDDAAAVEEAVRYLALLGHGRIARVGGDPALGHTVIRTRALERIAAELGLRTPRSLATDYSGQAGARATRMLLSSGDRRPTAIIYDNDIMAVAGLAVAAEFGLQVPRDLSLIAWDDSQLCRLTHPTLSAMSHDVHGFGAQVARSLFDLVDRRPVSSGPTATPVLVPRGSTAPADAP; translated from the coding sequence GTGAGCGCGCGCGTCACCATCAGGGACGTCGCCGCCCGGGCCGGGGTGTCCGCCGGAGCGGTGTCACTGGCCTTCAACGACCGGCCCGGACTGTCGGCCGCCACCCGGCAGCGGATCCGCGCCGCGGCCGCCGACCTCGGCTGGATCCCCAGCCAGGCCGCCCGCAGTCTGGGCAGCCGCGGCGAGCGGGCCGACACCCTGGGGCTGGTGATCGCCCGCCCCGCGCGACAGCTCGGCCTGGAGCCGTTCTTCATGGAGTTCATCTCCGGCATCGAGAGCGTCCTGGAGCAACGGGCGGCGACTCTGCTGCTCAGGCTGGTACGCAACCGGGACCAGGAGACCGCCGTCCACCGCGAGTGGTGGAAGGCCCGCCGGGTCAGCGGCTCCGTCCTGGTCGACCTCGCCGAGAACGACCCCAGGATCCCCGCCCTCGCCCAACTGGGCATGCCCGTCGTCGCCGCGGGCCACGCCGGACTCCTCGGCCACCACGTCACGGCGGTCTGGACCGACGACGCCGCCGCTGTCGAGGAGGCGGTCCGCTACCTCGCCCTCCTCGGCCACGGCCGGATCGCCCGGGTCGGCGGCGACCCCGCGCTCGGCCACACCGTGATCCGCACCCGCGCCCTGGAGCGCATCGCCGCCGAACTCGGACTGAGGACGCCGCGCAGTCTGGCCACCGACTACTCCGGGCAGGCCGGCGCCCGCGCCACCCGGATGCTCCTGTCCTCCGGCGACCGCAGGCCCACCGCCATCATCTACGACAACGACATCATGGCCGTCGCCGGCCTCGCCGTCGCCGCCGAGTTCGGCCTGCAGGTGCCGCGGGACCTCAGCCTCATCGCCTGGGACGACTCCCAGCTGTGCCGGCTCACCCACCCGACCCTGTCGGCGATGAGCCACGACGTCCACGGGTTCGGCGCCCAGGTCGCCCGCAGCCTGTTCGACCTGGTCGACCGCCGTCCCGTCTCCTCCGGTCCCACCGCGACCCCGGTCCTCGTCCCCCGCGGCAGCACCGCGCCCGCCGACGCGCCCTGA
- a CDS encoding LacI family DNA-binding transcriptional regulator codes for MSQQKSPAARRPTIADIAKIVGVSKVSVSNALNGQPGVSEATRARIMAVAEEVGFVRNSAARALSGAKSSAVGLALARPARMLGTEPFFMELIGGIENVLSDASYSLALQVVSDHERGLEAYRRWWGERQIDGAILVDLREDDARVPALEEMALPTVVIGHPSGSGRLTPVWSDDTAAIREALEYLAALGHRRVGRIAGLVGLVHTSLRDRAFTDVCGDLGLEAAPVVHTDYTGEEGARATRRLLLSPGRPTAILYDNDMTAVAGLSVAQEMGLQVPRDLSIVAWDDSPLVQVVRPPLTALTRDIHAYGANAARTLLSLISGQQVDGYQDSAPQLTPRGSTAPPPS; via the coding sequence GTGTCCCAGCAGAAGAGTCCTGCCGCACGGCGGCCCACGATCGCGGACATCGCCAAGATCGTCGGGGTGTCCAAGGTGTCGGTGTCCAACGCGCTCAACGGCCAGCCCGGGGTGTCGGAGGCGACCCGGGCCAGGATCATGGCCGTCGCGGAGGAGGTCGGGTTCGTCCGTAACAGCGCCGCCCGGGCGCTGAGCGGGGCGAAGTCCTCGGCGGTGGGCCTGGCCCTCGCCCGCCCGGCACGGATGCTGGGGACCGAGCCGTTCTTCATGGAGCTCATCGGGGGCATCGAGAACGTCCTGTCCGACGCCTCCTACTCGCTGGCGCTCCAGGTGGTCTCCGACCACGAACGCGGTCTGGAGGCCTACCGGCGCTGGTGGGGCGAGCGGCAGATCGACGGCGCGATCCTGGTCGACCTGCGCGAGGACGACGCCCGGGTGCCGGCTCTGGAGGAGATGGCGTTGCCGACGGTCGTCATCGGCCACCCGTCCGGGTCGGGCCGGCTGACACCGGTGTGGTCCGACGACACCGCGGCGATCCGCGAGGCCCTGGAGTACCTCGCCGCACTCGGCCACCGCCGGGTAGGCCGGATCGCCGGACTCGTCGGGCTCGTCCACACCTCACTGCGCGACCGGGCCTTCACCGACGTGTGCGGCGACCTGGGTCTGGAGGCGGCGCCCGTCGTCCACACCGACTACACCGGCGAGGAGGGGGCGCGGGCGACCCGGCGCCTGCTGCTCTCCCCCGGCCGGCCCACCGCGATCCTCTACGACAACGACATGACGGCGGTCGCCGGGCTGTCGGTCGCCCAGGAGATGGGTCTCCAGGTACCGAGGGACCTGTCGATCGTGGCCTGGGACGACTCCCCGCTGGTCCAGGTGGTGCGGCCGCCGCTCACCGCGCTGACCCGGGACATCCACGCCTACGGGGCGAACGCCGCCCGTACCCTGCTGTCTCTGATCTCCGGTCAGCAGGTGGACGGCTACCAGGACTCGGCGCCGCAGCTGACGCCCCGCGGCAGCACGGCGCCGCCGCCGTCCTGA
- a CDS encoding extracellular catalytic domain type 1 short-chain-length polyhydroxyalkanoate depolymerase, producing MSNQRAESRRARTTAVLRSTLATTALASAAPATAATVSSAPAAAAPRSSCAPAAARDTTVQVPFDGTSYAVRVHIPFRTRATGRLPLVLTLHGSQNTGQGQLDYTGVTRTADANGFIVAAPQGAVASGSGYIWNVPQVTPTGTRDDVAYLSQVIDTLTGTLCADPARVYATGYSGGGRMASALACAIPDRLAAVAPVAGLRAGRPDPADDRTPDPTSCRPAKPVPVLAFHGQQDHTNPYDGGGAAAWRYPVPAALARWAELNGCRPVPATTPVTEHVTLTAYRGCRHGADTALCTVADGGHTWPGSPYESAGNGTTNREIDANDLMWQFFRLHHR from the coding sequence ATGAGTAATCAGCGGGCCGAGTCCAGGCGTGCCCGGACGACCGCCGTCCTCCGCAGCACCCTCGCCACCACCGCGCTCGCCTCCGCCGCACCGGCCACCGCCGCGACTGTCTCCTCCGCCCCTGCCGCCGCGGCGCCGCGCTCCTCATGCGCCCCGGCCGCGGCGCGCGACACCACCGTGCAGGTGCCGTTCGACGGCACCTCCTACGCCGTGCGCGTCCACATCCCCTTCCGCACGCGGGCCACCGGCCGGCTCCCCCTCGTGCTGACGTTGCACGGCAGCCAGAACACCGGCCAGGGACAGCTCGACTACACCGGCGTCACCCGCACCGCGGACGCCAACGGCTTCATCGTCGCCGCCCCCCAGGGCGCCGTGGCGAGCGGCAGCGGCTACATCTGGAACGTCCCCCAGGTCACCCCCACCGGCACCCGCGACGACGTCGCCTACCTGAGCCAGGTCATCGACACCCTGACCGGCACCCTGTGCGCCGACCCGGCCCGCGTCTACGCCACCGGGTACTCCGGGGGCGGCCGGATGGCCTCGGCCCTCGCCTGCGCGATCCCCGACCGGCTCGCCGCCGTCGCCCCGGTCGCCGGCCTGCGCGCCGGCCGGCCCGACCCCGCCGACGACCGCACACCCGACCCGACCTCCTGCCGCCCCGCGAAACCGGTGCCCGTCCTCGCCTTCCACGGGCAGCAGGACCACACCAACCCGTACGACGGCGGCGGCGCCGCCGCCTGGCGCTACCCCGTACCGGCCGCACTCGCTCGCTGGGCCGAACTCAACGGATGCCGCCCCGTCCCGGCCACCACCCCGGTCACCGAACACGTCACCCTGACCGCCTACCGCGGCTGCCGCCACGGAGCCGACACCGCGCTCTGCACCGTCGCCGACGGCGGCCACACCTGGCCCGGCTCCCCGTACGAGTCCGCGGGCAACGGCACCACCAACCGCGAGATCGACGCCAACGATCTGATGTGGCAGTTCTTCCGCCTGCACCACCGCTGA
- a CDS encoding LacI family DNA-binding transcriptional regulator, whose amino-acid sequence MQHRVTIRDVAARAGVSAGAVSLALNGRPGVSEATRRRIAEAARDLGWSPNLAARSLARSPGVHTIGMAISREAVAEGLDALHMALIGGIESVLSERPCSLLLRLTAGLESEIALYKQWWQSGRVNGAVLTGVVAEDPRIQPVHRLGMPVVVVAHPDHSGPFPAVWSDDAAATAEAVRYLAVLGHRRIAHVAGPARLGSSLVRSRAFEEVAVELSLDDHRSVPTDLSAHEGARVTRALLVGADRPTAILYDNDIMAVAGLAVAAELGLRVPEDVSLVAWDDSDLCRITRPALSALSHDPFAFGSEVAHCLLELLDTGKAESRISGTPVLVPRGTTGLPPRRP is encoded by the coding sequence ATGCAGCACCGGGTGACGATCCGGGACGTCGCCGCCCGCGCCGGGGTCTCGGCGGGGGCCGTGTCGCTGGCCCTCAACGGCCGGCCCGGCGTCTCGGAGGCGACCCGTCGCCGGATCGCCGAGGCCGCCCGCGATCTCGGCTGGTCGCCGAACCTCGCGGCCCGTTCGCTGGCCCGTAGCCCGGGCGTGCACACGATCGGCATGGCGATCAGCCGCGAAGCCGTGGCCGAGGGCCTGGACGCCCTGCACATGGCCCTGATCGGCGGTATCGAGAGCGTGCTGTCGGAGCGGCCCTGCTCGCTGCTGCTGCGCCTCACCGCCGGCCTGGAGTCGGAGATCGCCCTCTACAAGCAGTGGTGGCAGTCCGGCCGGGTCAACGGCGCGGTGCTGACCGGCGTGGTCGCCGAAGATCCCCGCATCCAGCCCGTCCACCGCCTCGGCATGCCCGTGGTCGTCGTCGCCCACCCTGACCACAGCGGCCCGTTCCCCGCGGTGTGGAGCGACGACGCGGCGGCGACCGCCGAGGCGGTGCGCTACCTCGCCGTACTCGGCCACCGCCGGATCGCCCACGTCGCGGGCCCGGCGAGGCTCGGCAGCTCACTGGTGCGTTCGCGGGCCTTCGAAGAGGTCGCAGTCGAGCTGTCGCTCGACGACCACCGCAGTGTGCCGACCGACCTGTCCGCGCACGAGGGGGCGAGGGTGACCCGTGCGCTGCTCGTCGGCGCGGACCGGCCCACCGCGATCCTCTACGACAACGACATCATGGCGGTGGCCGGCCTCGCCGTCGCCGCCGAGCTCGGCCTGCGCGTGCCCGAGGACGTGTCCCTGGTCGCCTGGGACGACTCCGACCTGTGCCGGATAACCAGGCCCGCGCTGTCCGCCCTCAGCCACGACCCGTTCGCGTTCGGCTCCGAGGTCGCCCACTGCCTGCTGGAGCTCCTGGACACGGGGAAGGCCGAGTCCCGCATCTCCGGCACCCCCGTGCTGGTCCCGCGCGGCACCACGGGACTGCCGCCGCGGCGTCCGTGA
- a CDS encoding LacI family DNA-binding transcriptional regulator, translating into MLTSRNGTRPTMNDVAAAAGVGLKTVSRVVNGESGVTPAMAERVRAAIAELGFRRNDSARLLRTGRTASIALLLEDIGDPFSSVLSRAVEGVAAEQGCLLFTGSSAEDGDREREVALAFCARRVDGLVIVPAGDDHSYLLPEIASGTPVVFLDRPAAGIEADAILSDNAGGAREGVAHLIRHGHRRIGFVGDLPGIHTCAERLRGYRQAMADAHLPVDERWIATGPTDPARVAEAVDRLLDGTEPVTALLTANNRVTLAALQRFARRGSRPALVGFDDLELAPLLTPGLTVVAQDPTALGRTAAKVLFDRLLGDAAPARRIEIPTRLIVRGSAESAPPPVR; encoded by the coding sequence ATGCTGACCAGCAGAAACGGCACCAGGCCGACCATGAACGACGTCGCCGCCGCGGCCGGCGTCGGCCTGAAGACGGTCTCCCGGGTCGTCAACGGTGAGAGCGGCGTCACCCCGGCCATGGCCGAGCGCGTCCGCGCCGCCATCGCGGAGCTGGGCTTCCGTCGCAACGACAGCGCCCGGCTGCTGCGCACCGGCCGCACCGCGAGCATCGCCCTGCTGCTGGAGGACATCGGCGACCCGTTCTCCTCCGTGCTGTCCCGCGCGGTCGAGGGCGTCGCCGCCGAGCAGGGCTGTCTTCTGTTCACCGGATCCAGCGCCGAGGACGGCGACCGGGAGCGCGAGGTGGCGCTGGCCTTCTGCGCCCGCCGGGTCGACGGGCTGGTGATCGTCCCGGCCGGTGACGACCACTCCTACCTGCTGCCGGAGATCGCCTCCGGCACCCCCGTGGTGTTCCTCGACCGGCCCGCGGCGGGGATCGAAGCCGACGCGATCCTCAGTGACAACGCCGGCGGCGCCCGTGAGGGCGTGGCACACCTGATCCGGCACGGGCACCGCAGGATCGGATTCGTCGGGGACCTGCCGGGCATCCACACCTGCGCCGAGCGCCTGCGCGGCTACCGGCAGGCGATGGCCGACGCGCACCTGCCGGTGGACGAGCGGTGGATCGCCACCGGCCCGACCGACCCGGCCCGGGTCGCCGAAGCCGTCGACCGCCTGCTCGACGGCACCGAACCCGTCACGGCGCTGCTGACCGCGAACAATCGGGTCACGCTTGCTGCCTTGCAGCGCTTTGCCCGACGCGGTTCCCGGCCGGCCCTGGTCGGCTTCGACGACCTCGAACTCGCCCCGCTGCTCACCCCTGGCCTCACCGTGGTCGCCCAGGACCCCACCGCCCTAGGCCGGACCGCCGCCAAGGTGCTGTTCGACCGGCTGCTCGGCGACGCCGCCCCGGCCCGCCGGATCGAGATCCCCACCCGCCTGATCGTCCGGGGATCCGCAGAGAGCGCCCCGCCACCCGTACGGTGA